Proteins from a single region of Candidatus Binatia bacterium:
- a CDS encoding PHP domain-containing protein, whose protein sequence is MKIDLHSHTRMSDGTLSPQELSDFMGERGVELFSISDHDTLAAYGMFEPPPGARVITSIEINTTWRENEVHVLGYGVPLGPSPINELLEYNQTQRRLRAETMVEKLRQAGYAITLEDVLRESGDAVAIGRPHVAKALVRLGIVDSVDAAFRRALGRERPGYVPQHYTTPEHAIEKIAEAGGIPVLAHPGRLRDRVLIDELAGRGLRGLEVFYPLHDAADTAEFREKARQYGLVMTGGMDFHDIRYHTQGVGMEVDAADIAPFLELVEVFA, encoded by the coding sequence GTGAAGATTGACCTGCATTCGCACACGCGGATGAGCGACGGCACGCTGTCGCCTCAAGAGCTGTCGGATTTCATGGGAGAGCGCGGAGTCGAGCTCTTTTCAATTTCGGACCACGACACGCTGGCCGCATACGGCATGTTCGAGCCCCCGCCGGGAGCACGCGTGATCACGAGCATCGAGATCAACACGACGTGGCGCGAGAACGAGGTCCACGTGCTCGGCTACGGCGTCCCTCTGGGCCCGTCGCCGATCAACGAGCTGCTCGAATACAACCAGACGCAGCGGCGCCTGCGAGCGGAGACGATGGTGGAAAAGCTGCGCCAGGCGGGCTACGCGATCACGCTCGAAGACGTGCTGCGCGAATCCGGCGATGCTGTGGCGATCGGCCGTCCCCACGTGGCCAAAGCGCTCGTGCGGCTGGGCATCGTCGACAGCGTCGACGCCGCCTTCAGGCGGGCGCTGGGGCGCGAGAGGCCCGGCTACGTGCCGCAGCACTATACGACTCCGGAGCACGCCATCGAGAAGATCGCGGAGGCCGGCGGGATCCCCGTGCTCGCGCACCCCGGACGCCTACGCGACCGCGTGCTGATCGACGAGCTGGCGGGCCGCGGCCTGCGCGGGCTCGAGGTATTCTATCCGCTGCACGATGCGGCGGACACGGCCGAGTTTCGAGAGAAGGCCAGGCAATACGGGCTCGTGATGACCGGCGGCATGGACTTTCACGACATCCGCTATCACACGCAGGGCGTCGGCATGGAGGTGGACGCGGCCGACATCGCGCCGTTCCTCGAGCTCGTCGAAGTCTTCGCGTAG
- a CDS encoding MauE/DoxX family redox-associated membrane protein, with the protein MNAAVFIVRVLLGALLLVAGALKVGHAPELAASIAGFRLLPAAITGPLALALPYFELLLGLYLVAGLFTRVVAAIASVQFVLYSGAIASAVLRHIPANCGCFGPGDATVADWPHVAFDLLLAAASVFVAWGAPGALAFDRRLRSA; encoded by the coding sequence ATGAACGCTGCGGTCTTCATCGTCCGCGTGCTGCTGGGTGCGCTGCTCTTAGTCGCGGGGGCGCTCAAGGTTGGGCACGCCCCGGAACTCGCGGCGAGCATCGCCGGCTTTCGCCTGCTTCCGGCGGCCATCACCGGCCCGCTCGCGCTCGCGCTGCCGTACTTCGAGCTGTTGCTGGGGCTCTATCTGGTGGCGGGCCTGTTCACTCGGGTCGTCGCCGCGATCGCGTCGGTGCAGTTCGTGCTTTACAGCGGCGCGATTGCTTCCGCCGTGCTGCGCCACATCCCCGCCAACTGCGGATGCTTCGGCCCCGGCGACGCGACCGTCGCCGACTGGCCCCACGTCGCCTTCGATCTGCTGTTGGCCGCCGCGAGCGTTTTCGTTGCGTGGGGAGCTCCCGGAGCGCTCGCGTTCGATCGACGGCTGCGCAGCGCGTGA
- a CDS encoding transcriptional repressor — translation MSGQSRKTKQRDALSEILERAESPLSVTELYDAASKRIEGLGVATVYRTVGSLLEGGLIETVEIPGEPTRYERADKGHHHHFQCERCDRVFDISGCLDNLRRLLPPKFKLNGHAVTLYGVCAACAR, via the coding sequence GTGAGCGGACAGAGCCGGAAAACGAAACAGCGAGACGCGCTCTCGGAGATCTTGGAGCGCGCCGAGTCGCCCTTGAGCGTGACCGAGCTCTACGATGCCGCGTCGAAGCGGATCGAGGGGCTTGGGGTGGCGACGGTCTATCGCACCGTCGGCTCGCTTCTCGAGGGCGGTCTAATCGAGACCGTCGAGATTCCAGGCGAACCCACTCGCTACGAGCGCGCGGACAAGGGGCATCACCACCACTTTCAGTGCGAGCGTTGCGACCGCGTGTTCGACATCAGCGGATGCCTAGACAACCTGCGGCGGCTCCTGCCGCCCAAGTTCAAGCTGAACGGACACGCGGTCACGCTCTACGGCGTCTGCGCCGCCTGCGCGCGTTAG
- a CDS encoding TonB-dependent receptor produces the protein MARAAVCSALLLALSALAAAPVYAVNASAFLSGTVTRDGHPASAIAVTASGNNLTVKTSSDARGHFAFPPLALGTYDVEARQGDLRGLIRVDLGSGGATISIALVKLSEIEHAVVTQSQSLALHGSGSDVVLNSTALTRLPFNNSFTRMETQMPGAVAGANGVVHINGDHGVINYMIDGVPLPQELNRDIGSEININNLSFVDLIEGAYPAQYGLRFGAVFNMSTRAGTGPPGADGYASFGSYTNAQSTMGYHAPLEGGGGFDVALSSSTTTRGLDPPDWNSPHNDASSVGQFARFTLPAGGNNFTNITFFNSHSTFQIPNDVQFGAPGNTDDSESQSDTFLAVQFRHAIGNTGAFTFGPAYNASRIQDFGDPHNDWIYGESLNLTPPPFGNNGSPTDCANAFTLAPQNPLGFGTMCGLSLADSRTELDYTLQGDYNQNFGAHTVAAGVSYDLTRVLKYYAFTLQPNNYLAPLLTPSTPNVSTTVTDDSPNLGNTYQSYLQDSWRMSPLWQADYGLRYDFFTIKSTNFSQGFGAFSPRFKLTRFFGNRASVYAYVGRFFEPFSLENVSPSTAYLLNLPLTRNAAQFDLKPERDTQLELGGHMPLGPGELGFRVWQKNANDLIDDTQVGVTLLHQDINYVLGRLSQEALTYTQPLPLNGRAYFSFAHVVSLNSGCETQLLAPCFGLPTGFTPADHEQRYTVTSGILLNNRRGGWFSADAYYGSGLSSAFCPSDTPGYCKETPHTTFDVEDGIALSPKAALTLDIANLLNDRYYVTLLNAQGNHFGPGRALSIGVRFRQ, from the coding sequence ATGGCAAGAGCAGCCGTGTGTTCGGCCCTTCTCCTCGCGTTAAGCGCCCTGGCGGCGGCGCCCGTATACGCCGTCAACGCGAGCGCCTTCTTGAGCGGAACCGTGACGCGCGACGGACATCCGGCAAGCGCCATTGCGGTCACCGCGTCAGGTAACAATCTCACCGTCAAGACGAGCAGCGACGCGAGGGGGCATTTTGCGTTTCCTCCGCTCGCGCTGGGCACGTACGACGTAGAGGCGCGGCAGGGGGACTTGCGCGGGCTAATCCGAGTCGACCTGGGAAGCGGCGGCGCTACGATTAGCATCGCCCTCGTCAAGCTTAGCGAGATCGAGCATGCCGTGGTCACTCAGTCGCAGTCGCTCGCACTTCACGGAAGCGGCAGCGATGTCGTTTTGAACAGCACAGCCTTGACCCGCCTTCCCTTCAACAACAGCTTCACCAGGATGGAAACCCAGATGCCGGGTGCCGTTGCGGGCGCCAACGGCGTGGTCCACATCAATGGCGATCACGGCGTCATCAATTATATGATCGACGGAGTTCCGCTGCCGCAGGAGCTGAACCGCGACATCGGCAGCGAGATCAACATCAACAATCTCTCCTTCGTCGATCTCATCGAAGGGGCGTACCCCGCGCAATACGGCCTGCGTTTCGGCGCGGTCTTCAACATGTCCACGCGGGCCGGGACGGGTCCGCCCGGCGCCGACGGTTACGCATCGTTCGGGTCGTACACCAACGCGCAATCGACGATGGGGTACCACGCGCCGCTCGAGGGAGGCGGCGGCTTCGACGTCGCCCTGAGCAGCTCGACGACCACGCGCGGCCTCGATCCGCCCGATTGGAACTCGCCTCACAACGATGCCAGCTCCGTCGGACAGTTCGCCCGCTTCACGTTGCCCGCCGGCGGAAACAACTTCACGAACATCACGTTCTTCAACAGCCACTCCACCTTTCAGATACCCAACGACGTTCAGTTCGGTGCACCCGGCAACACGGATGACAGCGAATCGCAGTCGGACACCTTCTTGGCGGTGCAGTTCCGCCACGCGATCGGCAACACCGGTGCTTTTACCTTCGGCCCGGCATACAACGCGTCGCGCATCCAGGATTTTGGCGACCCTCATAACGATTGGATCTACGGCGAGTCGCTCAATCTCACGCCGCCTCCCTTCGGGAACAACGGCAGCCCGACGGATTGCGCCAACGCGTTCACCCTTGCCCCGCAGAACCCGTTGGGCTTTGGGACGATGTGCGGCCTATCGCTCGCCGACAGCCGTACCGAACTCGACTACACCTTGCAAGGAGATTACAATCAAAACTTCGGTGCTCACACCGTGGCGGCCGGCGTCTCCTACGACCTCACCCGCGTTCTCAAGTACTACGCGTTCACGCTCCAGCCGAACAACTACCTCGCTCCGCTTCTGACTCCCAGCACACCGAACGTGTCGACGACCGTGACGGACGATTCCCCGAATCTAGGCAATACCTATCAATCGTACCTTCAGGACAGCTGGCGCATGAGCCCGCTCTGGCAGGCCGACTACGGGCTGCGGTATGACTTCTTCACGATCAAATCGACCAATTTCAGCCAGGGCTTCGGCGCCTTCAGCCCGCGGTTCAAGCTTACCCGCTTCTTTGGAAATCGAGCGAGCGTCTACGCGTACGTCGGCCGCTTCTTCGAGCCATTCTCGCTCGAGAACGTCAGCCCGAGCACGGCCTATCTTCTCAACCTGCCGTTAACGCGTAACGCCGCGCAGTTCGATCTCAAGCCCGAACGCGACACCCAGCTCGAGCTCGGCGGTCACATGCCGCTGGGTCCAGGCGAGCTCGGCTTTCGCGTTTGGCAGAAGAACGCCAACGACCTCATCGACGACACCCAAGTCGGCGTAACGCTCCTCCACCAAGACATCAACTACGTTCTGGGCCGGTTGTCGCAAGAAGCGCTGACCTATACGCAGCCGTTGCCCCTCAACGGACGCGCGTACTTCTCGTTTGCACACGTGGTATCGCTGAACTCAGGATGCGAAACGCAACTCCTCGCGCCGTGCTTTGGGCTGCCGACGGGCTTCACGCCCGCCGACCACGAGCAGCGCTACACCGTCACGAGCGGCATCCTGCTCAACAACCGGCGCGGTGGATGGTTCTCGGCCGACGCGTATTACGGCAGCGGCCTCTCCTCGGCGTTCTGTCCGTCCGATACGCCCGGCTACTGCAAAGAAACGCCGCACACGACCTTCGACGTCGAAGACGGCATCGCGCTATCACCGAAGGCCGCCCTCACGCTCGACATCGCTAATCTGCTCAACGATCGCTATTATGTTACGCTGCTCAACGCCCAGGGCAATCACTTCGGGCCCGGACGCGCGCTCAGCATAGGCGTGCGGTTTAGGCAATAG
- a CDS encoding TIGR00282 family metallophosphoesterase has product MVGDVVGSPGREVLKRCVALLREQHHIDACIANGENAAGGFGLTGQTAQEMFDSGVDFITGGNHIFDKRDFAEYLETSARVIRPANYPPSAPGRGAGTFTANGVTFAVLNLMGRTFMPPVDDPFRCADAHLPELQAQTPIVIVDVHAEATSEKVALGRYLDGRVSCVVGTHTHVQTADEQILPGGTAYLSDLGMTGPTEGIIGMEAKAVLDRFLTGLSERFSVQRNGSRQFCGAVVTIDPSSGKANEIKRIFLKGIA; this is encoded by the coding sequence CTGGTGGGGGACGTGGTCGGATCTCCCGGCCGCGAAGTCTTGAAGCGCTGCGTCGCGCTGCTGCGGGAACAGCACCACATCGACGCTTGCATAGCTAACGGTGAGAATGCCGCGGGCGGCTTCGGCCTGACCGGACAGACAGCCCAAGAGATGTTCGACAGCGGCGTAGACTTCATCACGGGCGGGAATCACATCTTCGACAAGCGCGACTTCGCGGAGTATTTGGAAACGAGCGCGCGCGTCATCCGTCCGGCCAACTACCCGCCCTCCGCGCCCGGCCGGGGCGCCGGAACGTTCACCGCCAACGGTGTCACGTTCGCCGTACTGAACCTGATGGGCCGGACCTTCATGCCGCCCGTGGACGACCCGTTCCGTTGCGCCGACGCTCACCTCCCCGAACTTCAAGCGCAAACCCCGATCGTCATCGTCGACGTCCACGCCGAAGCGACCTCGGAGAAGGTCGCCCTCGGCCGCTACCTCGACGGCCGAGTCTCGTGCGTCGTGGGGACGCATACCCACGTCCAGACGGCGGACGAGCAGATTCTGCCGGGAGGGACGGCCTACCTGAGCGACCTGGGCATGACGGGGCCGACGGAAGGCATTATCGGAATGGAAGCCAAGGCCGTACTGGACCGTTTTTTGACCGGTCTCTCGGAGCGCTTCAGCGTCCAGCGAAATGGATCGCGCCAGTTTTGCGGCGCGGTGGTTACAATCGATCCAAGTTCAGGAAAGGCGAACGAAATAAAACGCATTTTTCTTAAGGGCATCGCGTGA
- a CDS encoding TlpA family protein disulfide reductase translates to MTSRTWAFATIAIVALIAIGAVIFYYVGPGHHRVQTASESPIVGKAQVGQTAPEFEVPTTGGLFDLATITRPVFLEVFATWCPHCQRETVVVDRLYKTYRSRVAFVAVSGSDTAMDGTSASSQLDVLDWAKRFNVQYPVAYDPLLNVANLYLQGGFPTFALIGKDKKVAYLNSGEISFGELDAAVKKVLR, encoded by the coding sequence GTGACGAGTCGCACGTGGGCCTTCGCAACGATCGCCATCGTAGCACTCATCGCTATCGGGGCGGTGATTTTCTACTATGTCGGCCCCGGACACCACCGCGTTCAGACGGCGTCGGAGTCGCCGATCGTCGGTAAGGCGCAGGTCGGTCAGACCGCGCCCGAGTTCGAGGTACCGACGACCGGCGGCCTGTTCGATCTCGCGACCATTACCAGGCCGGTGTTCCTCGAGGTATTCGCGACGTGGTGCCCGCACTGTCAGCGCGAGACCGTCGTCGTGGACAGGCTCTACAAGACGTATCGCTCGCGCGTCGCGTTCGTGGCCGTCTCGGGCAGCGACACCGCGATGGACGGCACCTCTGCGTCCTCGCAGCTCGACGTCCTGGACTGGGCGAAGCGATTCAACGTGCAGTATCCGGTCGCATACGACCCGCTGCTGAACGTGGCCAACCTCTATCTCCAGGGCGGATTCCCGACCTTCGCGCTTATCGGTAAAGACAAGAAGGTCGCGTATCTCAACAGCGGCGAGATATCTTTTGGCGAGCTCGACGCCGCTGTGAAAAAAGTGCTGCGCTAG
- a CDS encoding TonB-dependent receptor, which produces MSRFFTALAAAFLAYALALPAAAATIGLVRGTVTVDGKPAPHANVTLEGEGSRFAVTTNASGEYVFSQVPFGRYRLTAHAANAHDLSFLVTVTSETVATVDIPLSTELKEIGRTTVTAVGHGAQSNAPSVHLLDRDTIQASPVNNSLDKMLETLPGVIQFSYNEPVINGFHGVTYNIDGAPLPLATTSNFAEIIDPKAIDSIEVLTGAIPAEYGGDRMGGVVNIISNRPTDIPAGFYGTITGGFGNQNQGVGTLDIASRFGSSELFLNANTQTTSRGLDAPTFNPINDASSSSDQFVRFLTQLNPRSTLAFDYSNQFSQYEVPINVDPNNPYDPILNAQGTLDTQREYDQFSNLNWTTISRDGNGVFQVIPWWRSTRIAYDGDLASDVLATEPDFSVCPPTCAKTVHGIGLQQDTFAEYVGVRASDFRATKNHAWKVGVDISRETATADQIFACYFVDCKSSGKVASPYFPAFVAPQGQAGSQIGLYAEDKWQMSPNIVWNYGLRYDHSTGYVGGWQLSPRIGVNVWDGGKNVAHAYYGRFYAAPLLEDVRQDCVALSQQAPCSTPNPVYDLKPESDAYYELGLTHSFNSQFTGSVNVFKKTVVNILDTQQFLNTPLFAVFNNSIGLNNGVEFRLQDRMLDGDRWFFTGTVSGSYAACVSGSTFLFPPNPPGISCVAQLSLEDHSETVASTAAYTHHFGGPNKLWYATLQGNYGSGFPVQFEDANVSLHGTLPAHTTLDFALGRIVSPGTGPQSQGLGVSLQLINILNHQYPIKVANGFNTTQIANGRNFLLRLAAPF; this is translated from the coding sequence ATGTCCCGTTTTTTCACGGCGCTTGCCGCCGCTTTTTTGGCGTACGCGCTGGCCCTGCCGGCCGCGGCCGCAACCATCGGGCTCGTCCGTGGCACCGTCACGGTCGATGGTAAGCCCGCTCCACACGCAAACGTCACCCTCGAGGGCGAAGGCTCGCGCTTCGCCGTCACTACCAACGCGTCGGGCGAGTACGTCTTCTCGCAGGTTCCATTTGGGCGATATCGCCTGACCGCTCACGCGGCCAACGCTCACGACCTGTCCTTTTTGGTGACCGTGACCAGCGAAACCGTCGCCACCGTGGATATTCCTCTCTCGACGGAACTCAAGGAGATCGGTAGGACCACGGTAACGGCCGTCGGTCACGGCGCTCAGAGCAACGCACCTTCGGTACATTTGCTCGACCGTGACACGATCCAGGCGTCTCCGGTCAACAACAGCCTCGACAAAATGCTAGAAACGCTGCCCGGCGTCATCCAGTTCTCGTACAACGAGCCGGTGATCAACGGCTTCCACGGCGTGACGTACAACATCGACGGCGCGCCCCTGCCGCTGGCCACGACGTCGAACTTCGCCGAGATCATCGATCCGAAGGCCATCGACTCGATCGAGGTGCTGACGGGGGCGATTCCGGCGGAATACGGTGGCGACCGCATGGGCGGGGTCGTCAACATCATCAGCAATAGGCCAACCGACATCCCAGCAGGATTTTACGGCACGATCACCGGGGGCTTCGGCAACCAAAATCAGGGCGTAGGAACGCTCGACATCGCGTCACGCTTCGGGTCGAGCGAGCTGTTCCTCAACGCGAATACTCAGACGACGAGCCGTGGACTGGATGCGCCGACCTTCAATCCGATCAACGACGCCAGTTCGAGCAGCGATCAGTTCGTGCGCTTCCTCACCCAATTGAATCCTCGCAGCACGCTGGCTTTCGATTACTCGAACCAATTTTCGCAATATGAGGTTCCGATCAACGTAGATCCGAACAATCCCTACGACCCTATTCTCAACGCGCAGGGTACGCTCGATACGCAGCGCGAGTACGACCAGTTTTCGAACTTGAATTGGACGACGATCTCGCGCGACGGCAACGGCGTGTTCCAGGTAATTCCCTGGTGGCGCTCGACTCGGATTGCCTATGACGGCGACCTCGCCAGCGACGTGCTCGCGACCGAACCCGACTTTAGCGTTTGTCCGCCGACCTGCGCGAAAACCGTCCATGGAATCGGCTTGCAGCAAGACACGTTCGCCGAGTACGTCGGCGTACGCGCCTCCGACTTTCGGGCCACGAAAAATCACGCGTGGAAGGTGGGCGTCGACATCAGCCGCGAGACCGCGACGGCAGACCAAATCTTCGCCTGCTATTTCGTCGACTGCAAGAGCTCCGGAAAGGTCGCCTCGCCGTATTTCCCGGCGTTCGTGGCGCCTCAAGGACAGGCCGGATCGCAGATCGGCCTCTATGCGGAAGACAAGTGGCAGATGTCGCCCAACATCGTTTGGAACTACGGGCTTCGGTACGACCATTCGACCGGATACGTGGGAGGATGGCAGCTGAGTCCGCGCATCGGCGTCAACGTATGGGACGGCGGCAAGAACGTCGCGCACGCTTACTACGGCAGATTCTATGCGGCGCCGCTGTTGGAAGACGTTCGGCAAGACTGCGTCGCGCTCTCGCAGCAGGCGCCTTGCAGCACACCCAATCCCGTATACGACCTCAAGCCTGAGAGCGACGCGTACTACGAGCTGGGGTTAACGCACTCGTTCAACTCCCAGTTCACCGGATCCGTGAACGTCTTCAAGAAGACGGTGGTCAACATCTTGGACACGCAACAGTTCCTCAACACGCCGCTCTTCGCGGTCTTCAATAACTCGATCGGTCTGAACAACGGCGTTGAGTTTCGCCTACAGGATCGGATGCTCGACGGCGACCGGTGGTTCTTCACTGGAACCGTCTCGGGCTCATACGCGGCGTGCGTATCGGGCTCGACCTTTCTCTTCCCACCTAACCCGCCCGGCATTTCGTGCGTCGCCCAGCTCTCGCTGGAGGACCACAGCGAAACCGTCGCGTCCACAGCCGCGTACACGCACCACTTCGGTGGCCCCAATAAGCTCTGGTACGCGACGCTGCAAGGCAACTATGGCAGCGGATTCCCGGTGCAGTTCGAGGACGCCAATGTCAGCTTGCACGGAACCCTGCCGGCGCATACGACACTCGATTTCGCCCTCGGTCGCATAGTGAGCCCGGGAACCGGACCGCAGAGTCAAGGCCTCGGCGTGTCTCTGCAGTTGATCAACATCTTGAACCACCAATACCCGATCAAAGTCGCCAACGGCTTCAACACGACGCAGATCGCGAACGGCCGTAACTTCCTGCTCCGCCTGGCCGCGCCGTTTTAG
- the rfaD gene encoding ADP-glyceromanno-heptose 6-epimerase produces MHDLERGRIVVTGGAGLVGSAVIWALNRRGIDDILVVDRLDRSEKWKHLVPLRFADYVDADDFEDQRAEGGTFGDVQTVFHLGACSSTTENDADYLLRNNYEYTKNLAHWTVNQEARLVYASSAATYGGLEADLSDEIDLHVLRPLNAYAYSKQLFDLYSSRTGLDQRVCGLKYFNVFGPNEDHKGEMRSIVQKAYEQIHESGGVRLFKSYRPEYRDGEQQRDFIYVKEAVEMTLHLAQSGAAGLFNVGSGTPHTWLELVRPIFHALEMPERIEFIEMPLHLRGKYQYYTCARIDRLRATGYDKPVTPLADAVTDYVTNYLVPGRPLDLSDQPVAAPLRAMPH; encoded by the coding sequence ATGCACGACTTAGAACGCGGGAGAATCGTCGTTACGGGCGGCGCAGGCCTCGTCGGCAGTGCCGTCATTTGGGCGCTCAATAGGCGAGGAATCGACGACATCCTCGTCGTCGACCGTTTGGACCGGTCCGAGAAGTGGAAGCACCTCGTTCCGCTGCGCTTCGCGGATTACGTCGACGCCGACGACTTCGAAGACCAGCGGGCCGAGGGTGGCACGTTCGGCGACGTGCAGACGGTCTTCCATTTGGGCGCCTGCTCTTCGACGACGGAAAACGACGCCGACTACCTCCTGCGCAACAATTACGAGTATACGAAGAACCTGGCGCATTGGACCGTCAATCAGGAGGCGCGGCTCGTCTACGCGTCCTCGGCGGCAACGTACGGCGGCCTGGAGGCCGACCTTTCCGACGAGATCGACTTGCACGTTCTCCGTCCGCTCAACGCGTATGCGTACTCGAAGCAGCTCTTCGACCTGTATTCGTCCCGTACGGGCCTCGACCAGCGCGTCTGCGGCCTAAAATACTTCAACGTGTTCGGGCCGAACGAAGACCACAAAGGCGAAATGCGCAGCATCGTGCAGAAGGCGTACGAACAGATCCACGAGTCCGGTGGCGTGCGGCTCTTCAAGAGTTACCGGCCGGAGTATCGTGACGGTGAGCAGCAGCGCGACTTCATCTACGTCAAGGAAGCCGTCGAAATGACGCTGCACCTCGCGCAGTCCGGCGCCGCGGGCCTGTTCAACGTCGGCTCGGGGACGCCGCACACGTGGCTCGAGCTCGTCCGTCCGATCTTCCACGCCCTCGAGATGCCCGAACGCATCGAGTTCATCGAGATGCCGCTGCATCTGCGCGGCAAGTATCAGTACTACACCTGCGCGCGCATCGACCGGCTCCGGGCGACCGGTTACGACAAGCCGGTGACGCCGCTCGCCGACGCCGTTACCGACTACGTCACGAACTACTTGGTGCCCGGGAGGCCACTCGATCTTTCCGACCAGCCCGTCGCCGCGCCGCTACGGGCCATGCCTCACTAG
- a CDS encoding SCO family protein: MLACIALVAGCDSGSSAPDFTLRDDAARPWTLEAQRGKVVLLTFGFTHCADTCPAALGKLTQLTRTLGPRGRNAEIAFVTVDPARDTPPVLHRFLARFEPGSSRLVGLTGTPSEIAVVETAYHVRSQRLPRDEYAHTSVIFLIDPRGRIRALRDDNDSEASIAHVVAEMLG, translated from the coding sequence GTGCTCGCTTGCATTGCGCTCGTCGCGGGTTGCGATAGCGGAAGCAGCGCCCCCGATTTCACGTTGCGAGACGACGCGGCCCGGCCGTGGACGCTCGAGGCGCAGCGCGGAAAAGTCGTGCTGCTGACGTTCGGGTTTACGCACTGCGCCGATACCTGCCCGGCGGCGCTCGGAAAGCTGACGCAGCTAACGCGCACGCTCGGTCCGCGTGGCCGTAACGCGGAGATCGCATTCGTCACCGTCGATCCGGCGCGCGATACGCCTCCGGTGTTACACCGTTTCCTCGCTCGTTTCGAGCCGGGCTCGAGCCGGCTCGTCGGGTTGACCGGAACGCCTAGCGAGATCGCCGTCGTCGAGACCGCATACCACGTACGGTCGCAGCGCCTGCCGCGGGACGAGTACGCTCACACCTCGGTAATCTTTCTGATCGACCCGCGAGGCCGGATCCGCGCACTGCGCGACGATAACGACTCCGAGGCCTCGATCGCGCACGTCGTCGCGGAGATGCTCGGATGA
- a CDS encoding SCO family protein, which produces MIAALVLAAISLIPVHGVVLDTLRDGSAIVRTEPVTQMLPGRTLRYVLRPNAAFAAGTNVDAFLDPSSRPLALLDPIPAAPFAPGMPDAGKATPVVLGGGLPRATLVDQGGRSVQLDRAYLGKTLLLSFIFTRCPDRTLCPAISGKFAYLQAHLDPTHFALAEVTLDPQYDSPAVLRRYADAYGARRESWTLLTSTGSTIQRVLDAFEISSMRLSTSNFLHDDKLFVVAPTGRVAYVVETAAWDPRAVLAEAQSISGTASNPFERFKLALVANVIAICGGNQFAGIALLEMSLFAIITVIALAALWVVARVLWPPVSS; this is translated from the coding sequence ATGATTGCCGCGCTGGTGCTCGCGGCGATCTCGCTCATCCCGGTTCACGGCGTCGTCCTCGACACACTGCGCGACGGATCGGCGATCGTCCGCACCGAACCGGTGACGCAGATGCTGCCCGGGCGCACGCTGCGCTACGTGCTGCGACCCAACGCGGCGTTCGCGGCCGGCACGAACGTCGACGCGTTCCTGGACCCGTCGTCGCGGCCGCTGGCGTTGCTCGACCCCATCCCGGCGGCGCCGTTCGCGCCCGGGATGCCGGACGCGGGAAAGGCCACGCCGGTCGTGCTTGGCGGCGGGCTTCCGCGAGCCACGCTGGTCGACCAGGGCGGCCGATCGGTGCAGCTCGATCGCGCCTACCTAGGCAAGACGCTCCTGCTCTCCTTCATCTTCACGCGCTGTCCGGACCGGACGCTCTGCCCGGCGATTAGCGGCAAGTTCGCGTACCTTCAGGCGCACCTCGACCCGACGCACTTCGCGCTCGCCGAGGTCACGCTCGATCCCCAGTACGATTCGCCGGCGGTACTGCGGCGCTACGCGGACGCGTACGGTGCGAGGCGCGAGAGCTGGACCCTGCTCACCTCCACCGGTTCCACGATCCAACGCGTGCTCGACGCGTTCGAGATAAGCTCGATGCGCCTGAGCACGAGCAACTTTCTCCACGACGACAAGCTGTTCGTCGTCGCACCGACCGGGCGCGTCGCGTACGTCGTCGAGACCGCCGCCTGGGATCCGCGCGCCGTGCTCGCGGAGGCGCAGAGTATCTCCGGAACCGCTAGCAATCCGTTCGAGCGTTTTAAGCTCGCGCTGGTCGCCAACGTGATCGCGATCTGCGGGGGCAACCAGTTCGCGGGGATCGCCCTGCTCGAGATGTCCCTATTCGCGATCATCACGGTCATCGCGCTGGCGGCGCTATGGGTTGTCGCGCGCGTGCTTTGGCCACCGGTATCGTCGTAG
- a CDS encoding stage V sporulation protein S — MNSGVTLKVSAKSNPNAVAGALAAALRERNSVELQAVGAGAINQAIKAVAIARSYLKGAQFDAVCTPSFVVVAIGESERTAISLLVERRKVEEKVSKGED, encoded by the coding sequence GTGAACTCCGGCGTTACCCTTAAGGTTTCGGCGAAGAGCAATCCCAACGCGGTGGCCGGCGCGCTGGCGGCGGCGCTGCGGGAGCGCAACAGCGTCGAGCTGCAGGCCGTCGGCGCGGGCGCGATCAATCAGGCGATCAAGGCCGTAGCGATTGCGCGCAGTTATTTGAAGGGCGCTCAGTTCGATGCGGTTTGCACGCCGTCGTTCGTGGTCGTCGCCATCGGCGAGAGCGAGCGCACCGCGATCTCACTGCTCGTCGAACGCCGCAAGGTAGAAGAGAAGGTTTCCAAGGGTGAAGATTGA